The Gracilimonas sp. genome includes a region encoding these proteins:
- a CDS encoding copper resistance protein B: MKSITRIKIKVELLLTLMNLTIKKIRPKIALALFMFSLLLGTNSVIAQKAPPFSNDIMPDNKTYYFFQADRFEFYSIGDPGPIVWDAQGYIGKDINKFWFKAEGEALTTEREGEMEFQGLYSRAITSYFDIQAGLRYDLAYNDTEDNSRGFAVIGIQGLAPYLFEVDGSFQLSEDGDISASFEGEIDLLVTQRLIAQPRFATNLALQEVEEWGVGSGINNVQLGFRLRYEIRREFAPYVGISWNQKLGSTADFARLEDGDVSAFGLVGGVRMWF; this comes from the coding sequence ATGAAATCAATAACAAGAATAAAAATAAAAGTTGAATTACTATTAACTCTGATGAATTTAACTATTAAAAAAATTCGACCAAAAATAGCATTAGCTCTTTTTATGTTTTCATTATTATTGGGGACAAATTCGGTAATTGCCCAAAAAGCCCCTCCATTTAGTAATGATATCATGCCGGATAATAAAACCTATTATTTTTTCCAGGCTGACCGCTTTGAGTTTTACTCAATTGGGGATCCAGGTCCGATTGTGTGGGATGCCCAGGGTTATATTGGCAAAGACATCAATAAATTTTGGTTTAAGGCAGAAGGGGAAGCCCTTACTACTGAGCGTGAAGGCGAAATGGAATTTCAAGGGTTATATAGCCGTGCTATAACTTCCTATTTTGACATTCAGGCCGGTTTAAGATATGATTTAGCTTATAACGATACAGAAGATAATTCCAGAGGCTTTGCTGTCATTGGAATTCAAGGGCTTGCGCCTTACTTATTCGAAGTGGACGGAAGTTTTCAGCTTAGTGAAGATGGAGATATTTCTGCTTCTTTTGAAGGGGAAATTGATTTATTAGTAACACAAAGGTTGATTGCACAACCACGTTTTGCAACTAATTTGGCCTTACAGGAAGTTGAAGAATGGGGGGTCGGTTCTGGTATTAATAATGTTCAGCTTGGTTTTAGACTCAGGTATGAGATCCGACGTGAGTTTGCTCCTTATGTGGGTATATCGTGGAACCAAAAACTTGGTAGCACCGCTGACTTTGCCCGTCTAGAAGATGGAGATGTAAGTGCCTTTGGCCTTGTTGGCGGCGTTCGCATGTGGTTTTAA
- a CDS encoding SDR family oxidoreductase codes for MGRLDNKVALVTGGAGGIGSTTAELFVKEGASVMLADVDEEALKEISEKIGEPDRVNYITCDVSSLEDNRKAVQKTVEAFGGLDILLANAGIEGEVKSIVDYPADTFDKVIDINVKGPFYAIKSAFPEIEKRNGGSIIITSSVAGLMGTGNMSAYTTSKHAVIGLMREAAKEGAPKNIRVNTVNPAPVDNRMMRSLESGFSPDNADQAKEQFESMIPLKRYADNQDVANMMLFLASDESSYVTGTINPVDGGMTS; via the coding sequence ATGGGACGCTTAGATAATAAAGTGGCACTTGTAACTGGAGGAGCTGGAGGCATTGGTTCAACCACAGCAGAATTATTCGTTAAAGAAGGTGCCTCAGTGATGTTAGCTGATGTAGACGAAGAAGCATTGAAAGAAATCAGTGAAAAAATTGGGGAGCCTGATCGCGTTAATTATATAACATGCGATGTTTCTTCTTTGGAAGACAATAGAAAAGCCGTTCAGAAAACTGTTGAAGCATTTGGAGGATTAGACATACTACTGGCTAATGCGGGTATCGAAGGAGAGGTGAAGTCCATTGTAGATTACCCAGCTGATACTTTTGATAAGGTCATTGACATCAATGTAAAGGGGCCGTTTTATGCCATCAAAAGTGCGTTTCCAGAAATTGAGAAACGAAATGGAGGGAGTATCATAATTACATCTTCTGTAGCGGGGCTCATGGGAACGGGAAATATGTCAGCATATACGACAAGCAAACATGCAGTAATTGGGCTAATGCGTGAAGCCGCTAAAGAAGGAGCTCCAAAAAACATTAGAGTGAATACGGTAAATCCTGCTCCAGTAGATAATCGAATGATGCGATCTTTGGAAAGCGGATTTTCGCCTGATAATGCAGATCAGGCTAAAGAACAGTTTGAATCCATGATTCCACTGAAGAGGTATGCGGATAATCAAGACGTTGCAAATATGATGCTGTTCCTAGCGAGCGATGAAAGTAGTTACGTCACAGGTACTATTAATCCCGTTGACGGTGGCATGACTTCCTAA